The uncultured Carboxylicivirga sp. genomic interval CTAATCCGTTACCGTGATCCCAGTGTCCATGACTTAGAATAATGGTACTTACTTCTTTATACAAATCAATACCAAGCTTTGTTGCATTTTTGAGAAATACATCGCTGTGCCCTGTATCGAAAAGAATTTTATGCTCTTTTATTTCAATAAGATAAGAAAGTCCATGCTCAGCAAGGAAACTTGCTCCTGCACAATTGTCAGTTAATACGGTTAATTGCATGTAGTTTTTTCATTAAGATGAATGTTTAAAGCTTCTTCAACGAAATCAGGTACACCCATTGGATACCAGTTTTTACTATCGACAAAAACAACAGTCGAAATACCCATCTTTCGTAGTAATTCAGAACGAGCCTGATGGCAATAGCTAACATAATTGGCATGGTAAACATATCCCATCTGGTCAACCTCTCCATATCTGGGGCGTAATTGTATTTCGTCTGTTATCATAATCATTTTAAAATTCTATTCCTTTTCGAGCTTCAATGCTCGAATTATAGTAATGTTTAACTTCTTTCATTTCAGTTACCAGATCGGCAATAGCAATAATTTCTTCGGGGGCATATCGTCCAGTAATTATTATCTCTGTTTCGGGAGGTTTAGATTGCACTATTTTAATCAAATCCTTTACAGAGAAAAGGTTGAAGAAAAGTGCAATATTGGCTTCATCCAATACGATTACATCATAGGATGCTGCTTGAATAAATTTTTTGATTTCCTGTAATCCTTTTTGTGCGCTTTCAATATCTGCTTTTGTTGGCTCTTTTTCTATAAAACAACCTAAACCGTATTGTTTTAGAGTAATTGTAGGCGAAAGCTTTTGCAGTACAGTGATTTCAGAATAAGGCTTGCCTTTTACGAATTGGGCAAAAAACACCTTTTTCCCAGCGCCAACCGCCCTGATTGACAAACCTATGGCTGCGGTTGTTTTTCCTTTTCCATTGCCTGTATAAACCTGAATAAACCCTTTCATTGGCTAAGTGTTATAAGTTCTCGTGTAATAATTAAATCCATTAAAACTCGACTTCTTTATTTTACCGTTTTGTATAAGTTGTTCAAGTACAGAGTGATCAGCGGAATCTTTTTCAAGTAATTCGTCAATGGTATCTTCCCTTAAAGGGTGAACGGATGAAATTGTAAGAATATCTGCCTGAGCATCGCCAGTGTATCCTGTGTCTGTCCCTTCAAACCCCGTAAGGGTTTCTACATTAATGTTGTGGTTTTTAAATATCTGCCATGCTTCCGCAATCCGAGCCTCCGAAACAGGTTTTACTCCCTTTTCAACAGGTGGACGAGTAGGGATTGATATATATGCTTTATTTGGTTTTAATCCTGAAATAAATTTTGCGGTATTCTGAATATCAGATATACTATCGTTATACCCTTCAACTAGCATAGTCTCAGTGTTTAAGATTCCTTTATAATCATTGCTAAAGATTTTAATCCCTTCAAGAATTGCATCAAGATTTAGCCAAATATACGGGCGGTTAATTTTTTTCCAGGATGCTTCATTAACCGAATCTATTTTAACCGAAACCCAATCGGCATTATATAAATCGTTACGGGTATGTTCTTTGTCTAATAAACTTGCATTGGTAATTACCGCAACAGGCAAACCTAATTGCTGCAATTGCCTGATTAAAGTACCCAGGTTTATATCAAGGGTAGGTTCTCCATTGGCAACAATGGTAAGGTATTTCGGTCGGTGTGTAAGGTCTAATTTTTTTAAATGCGATTTAACTTTCTCGTAAATGTGCTGTGGTTTGTAAAGTTCAGTCCTGAACATCGACTTATTGGAGGTTTCTCCAACCTGGCAGTACACACAGGAATAAGAACACTGTTTTGGTGGTAAAATATTGTTAATTCCTAAACTTGTAATTAACCTTCTTGAAGGTACTGGCCCAAAAATTATCATAGCAAATTAAATAAATCGTTTAAACAGAGAAGTAAAAATATGACCTCCAAAGCCAAAGGTGTTGTTCAACGCCGTATTTATTTCTTTATTAACCGCTTTGTTTGGGGTTAAATTCAGGGCATTGTCTATATCAGGGTCGGTTTCGTTAAGGTTCATTGTTGGAGGGACAACACCTTCTTTAATTGCCATAACACACGCTACTGCTTCAACAGCCCCGGCAGCACCCAATAAATGACCAATCATCGACTTGTTTGCACTTACATGTAGACTTTCCAGGTTATTGGAAAACACATTGCAGATAGCTTTACATTCGCTTAAATCACCCACAGGGGTTGACGTTCCGTGTGCGCTGATATAATCAATGTCAGAAGGTGCAAGCCCGGCTTCATTGATGGCATCAAGCATTGCTGTAACAGCTCCTTCACCTTCGGGATGTGGTGCTGCAATGTGATAAGCATCGGAACTAAAACCACCTCCGGCTAATTCGCAATATATTTTTGCTCCTCGCTGTTTGGCATGTTCCAGTTCTTCTAATAATAGTACGCCTGCACCTTCACCCATTACAAAACCATCACGGGTTTTATCGAAAGGACGAGAAGCCGTTTCGGGACTGTCGTTTCGCGCAGATATAGCTCTCATAGAACTAAAACCACCAATACCAGATTGTGTTACACAGGCTTCTGAACCACCTGCAAAAATAGCATTGGCCTTGCCTAAACGAATAAGGTTAAAAGCATCAATTATGGCATTATTACTTGATGCGCAAGCAGATGTAGTAACATAACTAACACCTTTTAAACCATAACGTATGGAGATATACCCGGCTGCCATATTAGAAATAAGCTTGGTAATAAAGAAGGGACTAAACCGTGATATCTCCGGGTTACGGTTAAAGCTAGTCACTTCGTCTTCGAAAGTTTTTATCCCTCCTATACCCGAACCCCATATTACCCCGGTTCGTTTTAAGTCTGTTTCGTCTAATTGAATTTTTGCATCAGCCAAGCATTCTTCCATAACTGCAATGGCATAGTGTACAAAAGCATCTTGTTTGCGGACTTCTGCTTTTTCCAGATATTGTAAAGGATCGAAATTTTTTACTTCTGCTGCAATCTGTGTTTTTAAATTAGAGGCATCGAACCTGGTAATCTTTGATATTCCGTTTTTACCTTTAATAAGATTGTTCCAAAAATCGTTTACATTATTACCAATTGGCGTTAATGCTCCCATACCTGTTACTACTACTCGTTTCATACGTGTAATTTTTACTATTAATTGTCATATGGAACCCATAAGAATTTTCATAGCCTACTTAATAAATTTAGAATGATGATAATTCTTATGAGTTTTATAATTCAATGTTTTGGTTTATACTATTTTTTCTGCCCCGGAGAAAATTTCCTGTACTTCAACAACAGCAACACCATAACCTGGCAAATCAGCTCTGTTCCATTTTTTCATGTCGTTGAACTCATCGCCTTCCGTTTTGTAACACACGCTTCCTTTTAATTGATATGATTTTGTCTCTTTTGTAATAAATAATACAGTTACTTTTTTACTGTTTTCAATGTTTTCAAGTGTCTTTTTAAACTTGTTATTCGCAATTAGTACTTTGTTATCATTGAATAATGCTGCCTGTGTAGCATAAATTGAATTTGGAATACCTGCCTCAGAAACTGTAGTTAAAACTATAGCATCTTGTTTATTGCTCCATTCTTTTTTTATTAATTCCGGTATTGTTATCATTTTGTAATTTTCTTTTAGTTATAATGTTCTAACTCTTTAATTGCTTTTAAAGAGTTGTGTTTATTGGTAAAGTCCTTGTCGAATAAATTGGTTACTAAACCTTCGGATAGTTTACTAAATATCATATCGTGTCCTACACACAATCCCATTGAAATGTTAAGTTCTGTTTTATGATTATTTAAAAAATCAGCCTGTCCGGCAGGATTGCATAATATACGCTTACTTTCACCTCCTAACAGCTCCTTTTTAGTTAGGTTGCCGTATTTACAATCAACAGAATATACGTTGAAATATTTTGATAAATAATCACTTAACACTTTTGCTTCGTGAGAAAAAGAAATGCAATGAGCAATACCTATCCGTTTGAAATTAGTACTTTGAGCAAAGTTTTTTATTTCTTCAATTCTGTTTGTTCTTAATTTAGAGCAATCGGCATTTGATTGCATGATTGCCCTAAATTCTTTCGTGTATAATCCAGTCATATTTATTCGTCCGTTATTTTAAGTCTGTTGGTAAATGCACATCCATATCACCATAATCAAGGTTTTCGCCTGCCATACCCCAAACAAAAATATAATTAGAAGTACCGGATGCGCTATGGATTGACCATGCGGGAGAGATTACAGCTTGTTCGTTTTTCATCCAAATATGCCTTGTTTCGTCGGGTTTACCCATATAATGGCATACTGCTTGTTTTTCAGGTACTTCAAAATAAAAATAGGCTTCCATACGGCGGCTATGTGTATGGGCAGGCATGGTATTCCAAACACTTCCCGGTTTTAATTCGGTCATGCCCATTTGTAATTGGCAGGTTTGCACATTGCTGTTTACAATAAGCTTATTAATTCTTCGAGCATTCGATTCTTCCAATGAACCTAAATCGATACATTCAGCATCATCAAGGGTTATTTTTTTAACCGGGTACGATGCGTGTGCAGGAGCTGAATTTAAGTAAAACCGGGCAGGTGTCTTCTTGTCAGAACTTTTAAATATAACCTCTTTATTTCCTGAACCAATATACAGCGCTTCTTTGAATTTAAGTTCGTATTCAGTTCCATCAACACTAACAACACCTGTTCCTTTTCCTACATTTATTACGCCAAGTTCCCTACGAGCTAAAAAGAATTCGGCTTTAAGTGCATCTACTGTTTCCAGTTTCAGTTCTTTGGAAATTGGTACTGCTCCGCCTACTATAAAACGGTCGTTGTGGGAATATACAATGTATATCTCATCATCTTCGAGAATGGTTTCAAGAAGAAATTTATCCCTGATTTTTTGGGTGTTATAACCTTCAAAATCTTGCGGATCTGTTGCGAATAGTTCTTTAAAATTCATCTTGTAAATATTTTATGTAGTTAATTATCATAAGCCCATTTTAAGTATATCGAACCCCAGGTAAAACCGCCTCCAAAAGCTGATAAAATAAGCTTATCGCCTTTTTTTAGGTCTTTTTCAAGCTCCCACAAGCATAAAGGGATAGTGGCAGCCGTAGTATTGCCGTAACGTTCAATGTTTATTTTAATCTTATCTTTCGTTAGCCCCATTCTTTTACCTACAGCTTCAATAATGCGGAGATTTGCCTGATGGGGAACAAACCATGCCAGTTCTTCAGCACTTATATTATGTTTTTTCATCATACCAACAGAAGTATCAGCCATACTTGTAACAGCAACTTTAAAAACCGATTTTCCTTCCTGGTATATAAAATGTTCTTTTGCATCGACAGTTTCGTGTGAGGCGGGTCTGAGAGAACCTCCTGCTTTCATATACAAAAAGTCTTTTCCTGAACCGTCAATATACAAATCGTGGTCAAGTACCCCTGTTTTTTCTTCAGTGGGCTCTAACAGCATGGCAACGGCAGCATCGCCAAATAAAACACAGGTTGTGCGGTCAGTATAATCTGTTATTGACGACATTTTATCGGCTGCCACAAGTACTACTTTTTTGTGTTTGCCAGTTTCAATAAATTGTGATGCTGTTTGAAGGGAAAAAAGAAAACCCGAACAGGCAGCACTTATATCAAATCCCCATGCATTTTTTATCCCTGCTTTATCAGCAATTAAACAGGATGTTGACGGAAAAAACATATCGGGAGTAACGGTAGCGGTAATTATCAAGTCAATTTCTTCGGCTGATGTATTGGTTTTTTGTAGAAGCTTTTTAACGGCTTCTGCACCCATATCGGATGTTGCCAGACCTTCTCCTTTTAAAATCCTTCGTTCTTTAATACCAACCCGTTTGGTAATCCATTCATCGGAAGTATCTACCATTTCACTTAGTTTTTCGTTGGTTAATTTGTAATCTGGCAAGTATGCCTCTATTCCTGAAATTTTTGCAGTTATCATATTTTGTCTCCTATTGTATTTTTATCATATTAGATTAAGTACCTGATTTAATATTGTTCCTACAAGTATGGCAGTAATTAGCATGATTAGAACAGACTTTAGCATATCCCTAATACCCAACTCTTTAATTAAAACAGAAAAGGTTGCTACACATGGAAAATAAATTGCCAACACCACCGAAGCCACAATGAGTTGATTAAGTTCTAGTTGTAATGGGATTAACATACCAACAGCCAGGTCTTTTCTCAACAATCCTAATATCAATACGCCAACAGCCTCTTTGGGCAATCCTAAACAGTGCACGAATAATGGAGATGCGACTTTTTCAATGCCGTGTAAAATGTTAAAAGCATATAGAACATTAGCTAGCAAAACACCAAATAACATAAAAGGGATGGCTTCTTTAATAAACCATTTTATGCGCATAAACACTTTTTTAGTAATCCCTTTAAAATATGGCAGGCGATAAGGCGGTATCTCCATAAATATTTCGGGAGAAGTGCCTTTGACCGTATGTTTTAATATGTTTCCAACAATAAACCATACAATCACAAGAGTGGTAAACACAATTAATAAACCTTTATAGCCATAACTACCTAACAAGCCAAACAGCATTGCCTGTAGAGCCATACATGGTATTGCTATTGACAATAATGTGGCGGTAATAAATTTCTCTTTACGTGTTTCAAGAATTCTTGTGGCAAGAGCTCCTGGTACATTACACCCCAACCCTAAAAGCATAGGTATTATTGAAAGGCCGTGTATACCTGCCTTATGCATGGTGGTATCCATCATTACAGCCACCCTTGGCAAATACCCGGAATCTTCCATGAGTGCCAGAATGGTATAAAAAGAAAATACATATGGCAATACGATACCTATTGGGATATATAACCCTGTTGTAAGTAAGCCGAAAGATGTTTCATAATTTAGTACTGTATTAAACTCACCAAATAATAGTTTAGATAACAACTCATTGTTTTGAAGTAGGGCAGACAACTTACCCAAAACAGGTGTCCACAAGGAATTAAACAACGGATTTGATATATGCTCAATTATGCCCTCGCTAACAAAACGAATAGATAAGAACATTAACACCAGGATTATAAGTAAAATAGGAATACCGGTAACCGGTTTAATAGAATAATCACGCAGGGCTTCTAAAAAAGTATGATGTTTATGCTTGATATGCTGTATTTCCTGTAATATATTTCCAATTGTATTCCAACGATCTTCATTATCAAAGTCAAAATCAGACACTTTAACTTCTTCTAATGAATTAACAAGTTTACTAATCCCTACCCCGGTTAACGCACAGGTTGGTATGCATGTAACATTAAGAATACACTCAAGCTTTTCAACATCAATAAAAATACCTGTGTGTTCAGCTTCGTCAAACAAATTAAGGGCTGCTACAAACGGAATTTTCTGCTTTATAAGCTGAAGGGTAAGGTTTAAGCTGCGCTCCAGATTAGTTGCATCGATAACGTTAATAACAACGTCTCCTTCTTTCAGTAATTCAACGGCTATTTCCTCTGCTTTGCAAGTAGGTTCAAGTGTGTATGTACCAGGAACATCAATAAGTTGATGCCTTTTCCCGCTACTTGATAGAAAACCACTGGTGTAATCAACAGAAGTTCCCGGGTAGTTCGATGATATTACATCAACCCCGGTAAGCCTGTTAAAGATTACGCTTTTCCCGACATTCGGATTACCTATTAGTAATATGTTCATCTGTTTATTTAATATTTTAATTTGCCAGATATAACTTCACATAATCAAATAATTATTATGAATATCTTATTAATTATTTGGCCATGTTTCGTTTCATTTTACATCAACTATTATTTTTTGAGCAATTCCCGAACCTATGGCTACCTGAGTGTTTCCTAATTTCACAACTACCGGGCCCCGTTTTGATTGTTTTGAAACCAATTCTATTTCTTTTCCTATATAAAGCGAAAGACTGTCCATTCTTGCCAACAATTCTTTACCACCCCTAATTTGCTTTATAATGCCTTTTTCAGCCCTCTGCATTTCACTAAGTATTTTTGTCATCTCTATTAATTACTGGTCAATTGTTGTAATTCTTCTTTATTTGGAAAGTCGTTATGATGCCATTTTTTGATTATTGTGCCATCCTTTATTAATACCAGACCAGGATTCGACCGCACAATCGTTTTAAGCATAATGTCATCTGCTGCATAAAAGTGAAAAGGCAATTGATATTTCGAAGTGCAAAAGTCAATTTCTTCGCTTATCGATGCTGTTGCCAAATAAAAGTTATAGTTGTGTTGTCTGCTAAAATCAAAGTTGGTCTTTAGTTTTTCCAGTCCTTTCATATTTGCTTTATTTAGTTTGTGAGAGATAGCAAGAAATACATAAGAGGAATTGTGTAAGATAGAATCTGTAATATTTTCACCTTCGTTATTAGTAAAATAAAAATCATGAATTGGTGGGTGATATCCTCTTCTTACCAGTTTCGATTTGGTTTCTACCCATTGCCAGGTAGAATCAATACTTGCAATATCTTCGAGGGCAAATTCTCTAAGTTGATCACCTTTTTTATACATAACAGAATATGTAAAAGAATCGGTTGGCATTCCTTCCGGAATGGTCATTGCATCAGGAATAAAAGTTCCTGTTTTATAAGGGCGGAAGTCGATATAAGGAAGGTGATGATAGGTTTGCGCTGAAATAAATAAAAACCCGGTAATTGCCACTCCTGTAATTACCCATTGTTTTTTTAACCCTAATGAACTTATTAATTTGTTTCGGTTTAGAAAAACAGGAAAGAGAATAGCAACAATAACCAGATTTTTGAAAAAGGTTTGCCAATTAGTCATAACAATGGCATCCCCAAAACAACCACAATCAGTAACAGGATTATAAATGGCTAATATGAAAGTAAGCGGTGTAAAAACAAGCATATACACCGATACCATCCATATAAAAAAACGTTGAAAAACACCAAATACCAAACCTACACCTAACAGGAACTCCGACATATTCAGCAGGATTGAGAAAGCCAAAGACAGAGGTTCAAGAAATCCCAAGTTAAATGCATTAAAATAATCTATTAGCTTGTATGTTGTTCCCAAAGGGTCTATACCTTTCACAAAACCGGAAAACATAAATACAAGACCTATAAATATCCGGCAACCAATTAATAGTAAATTTAGTATGTTATTTATCCTCATTTTTACTTATTAAATTTCTAAAATATTATACAGATGATTCATCCGTTCCTGTTTGGTATTCATATATTTTTTATTGTATTTATTTGGTTTTATAACCAAAGGAATACGCTCAACAACTTGTATGTTATTTAATTCAAGTCCCGATATCTTTTCTGGATTATTTGTAAGCAGGTTTACCTTCTTAATCTCCAGCAGTTGAAGAATTGAAGAAGCGATGTGGTAATTTCTTTCATCGGGGGCAAAGCCCAGTTGAATATTAGCTTCAACTGTATCTAAACCCTCTTCCTGGAGTTTGTAAGCCATTATTTTGTTCATTAAGCCGATGCCTCTTCCTTCTTGTTGCAGGTAGAGGAGTAGCCCTTGTCCATTTTGTTCAATTATAGTCATGGCTTTTTCGAGCTGTTCTCCACAATCACACCTGAGCGAGCCAAATAAATCACCTGTTGCACAGGCAGAATGGATTCGGGTTAACACAATATCATTTTCCACAAAGGAGCCTTTTAACAAGGCAACATGCTCAAGTCCTGTTTGCTTCTCTAAAAAAGGAATTAACCTAAAGTGGCCATACTTACTAGGCAACTCAACACACTCTCCTTTTTCTATATTATTATTCATTTATCTACCAGTTTTATATCCATCATTTACTTTATATGGTTAGATTTTCTCAATAACCGCTTTAATGTCTGCCGGAGGAGCAAAATACATCCATGATGTAACCAATACTTCTGCACCAGCTTTGGCATATTCAGCAGCGTTAGATGCATTAACACCTCCGGCAGCAATAATGCAAATTGATGGATTTATCTTTTCGCATTCTTTTTTACAAATGGGAAAATCATTCGGTGGAAGCTTATCCATTTGAATTACATCAGCTCCTGAGCTTGCAATTAGTTTAGCTTCGGAAATATTATGTGCTTCCACAACTATCTTGCGTTCTTTTTGCTTGTTCCTGATTTTTGTAATTACGTTTTCAATATTTTCATATCCCCCTGAAAACAACAGGTGTTCCCTGAAAATAAGGATTGTATCAGATAAACCTGTACGATGAGGTATTCCTCCGCCCGCCATGAGAGCCTTTAATGCAATTTTTTTTAGATACGGTGGATGTTTCCTGGTTCCGGCTACCTGAATATTCTGGTTTACAGCATGAACTGCCTCAACTAAGGAATTGGTTCGTGTAGCAATTCCAGATGCAAATTCAATCATGGCAAGCCCTGTGCGCCAAATTAAGTGAATGGCTTCGGCATTTCCTTCCGCTTCAAGCATTTTATCTCCTTCGGATAATTTTGTCCCGGAAGGAACACTATGCATTATTTGTAAGCCGTTTTTCCGATACATTCTTTCTGCCTCTTCAATGCAGCATACAACCATGGAGTGACGGGCAAATAATGAAATACGTCCTGTTTCTCCTTTAAAATCCATTAAATAAGATGTCATATCGCCAGCAGGCACATCGTCTTCAATTAAACGGTCAATATCTGTTTCTGTGAAATAAATCATTTGTTTAAGTCTGTATTAAATATTTACATTATTATTCGCATCCAAAACACGAAATGGGTTTATCGGGCACAAAATCTATTATTTTGTAATTCAATTCCTTGGAGACACTTTCGGTAGATTCATTAATGTTGTTAAATACCAATGAATTGTCACCAAATACTATTTTTAGGGGCGATATAAAAAAAGCATTCTCATTGCAATAACTTGTTACAAGTTTGGGTGAAAACCTTTTGTATTCAACACTACCTTTTTTAACTACTATTTGGTTAGATGAGGTGATAACACTTTGTACAGAACCGTCTTCGTTCAAACATAAAGAATGACTTTCTGCCTGAATGCCGTTTGGGTCGGGGTCAAATACTTTTAATTTGCCAATAGGACTGTTAACGGCAAGTTCTTCTAGGGGTTCAAAGCCTTTTACCTTTCCGTTTTTATAAAAAGAAATACCCTTTCGAATAAGCATTTCGCCCATATCTGTTGTTATTTTCACATGCTCATTAGGCCAAAACAGTAAGCTTTCTAGCTCACCTGTTTCATAAAACTGCAAATAGATTGGCTTAACTTTAATTTCACCCACAGCCGTTTGTATATCAATGATTTCTGCCAATTCACATTCATTCTCTTCCGTCCAAAAACCAGTAACTTTTCCATTTAAAGGGAAGGTACGATACAAAGCACCGCTTTTATAAAATATTACCAACTCGGATTTTATAGTTCCAACCGAAGTGGGTATTTCTGTTAACTTTTCTAAAGGCAACGATTTTAATTCACCTGTTTTATAAAATTTTACAGGGGCTTCCTTTTTTCTCCCAGAGTCATCATCAAGGGTATATCTTGGAATAAGATTTCCGACAGATGTTTCAAGAATTATTTCTTCGCCAACTAAAACGGTATCAATATTTCCATTTTTATTCCTTGAAATTAAATGGCTTTTCGATGAAAATTGTTGTTGCATATCCATTATTTGATGTTTTAGTTCATTTATCATTCCTTCATGTTTTTGCTCTCTATGTAATCTCGTATATCATTTAACTGAAAATTATATTGTTTACGCAATCTTCCCAATCTTTTATTATTGTTACCAGTAGGTACATTAATGCTTTTAGCCAGTTCATGTGCAGAAACATTGTACTTTTCTGCAACTTCATTAATAGTCATGTTCCCATATATTTCGATATCTGATTGGTGAGCATGTTTGAGCTCCGTATGATGCTCTACATCTGGTATTTTTTCTTGGTCTTGTCCTATGTCAGGTTTTGCTTCAACTTTGTTTTTATATTGCCTTTCTTCAAAAGAATAGCCTTTACCATGCTTACTATTGTGAGCATGGTTTAAGACACTTTCATCAACTTCGGGATTAAGAAAAAAAGGAACAATACCAAAAACAAACGTGAATAATACCAATAATGAGCCTAGGATAACTCGCAATGCTTTTGCTGGTACCATCTTTTTAAAAATTCCAATAATCTGTTTCCAATGAAATACAATGTGAAGTACCAATAAAAAGAGCAGGACAAAACTCAGGATTAAATGAATTGTTCCCCACTGGTGTCGGTCAATACCCCAATAGTAAAGTTCAACATCACGTCCATAAATATCATTTCGTTTAAAGCCAGGAACAAGCACGTATTTAATCAGAAAACCAATACCAGCAATTGGTATCATTAACATAAACATGAGTATGTCTATTGATAAATTTAATTTTGGTTTGTTGATTTTCATAGTATTAATCTTTAATAGCTCCAACAGGACATTCTCCTATACATAAGCCGCAGTTACGACATTTCTCATTGTTAATTTGCGCTTTACCATCAATTAATTCTATAGCGGCCATAGGACACACCTCTACGCATACACCGCAACCAGTGCATTCTTCTTTATTTACTACCGGATACTCCATAATTTTAATTTTTATGTTAACATATTATTTGCTTATTTTATTTACCAGCTTTTCAAAAGCCTGTACAATTAATTTGCTGTTTGATGCAAATACCGTTTTACCAGTATCACCAAGTTCGCAAACATCACTTACAAGCGGTATTTCAGCCAACAAAGGACAACGAAGCTCTTTGGCAAGTTCAATACCTCCTCCATTTCCAAATAAATAGTATTTTTCATCGGGATGTTTTTCGGGTGTGAACCACGACATGTTTTCTACAATACCCAATATTTCAATATCAATTTTTTCGGTTTTGAACATATTGGCAGCTTTTCGCCCATCAGCAACAGCCATTTGTTGCGGAGTAATTACTATAATAGCCTTTGCTTGTGGCAATTTCTGTGAAAGGGTAATACAGATATCTCCTGTTCCTGGAGGCATATCAATTACAAGGTAATCCAGTTCGCCCCAAACGGTATTTTCAAGCAACTGTGTTAAAACTTTTGAAGCCATTGGCCCACGCCAGATTATAGCATCTTCCTTTTTCATTATCAGACCAAGCGACATGGTTTTTACACCATATCTAGAAATTGGTATAATTGCTTCTTCCTCTTCTTTTTTTCTACTTGAGGGTGTTGGTCACTTACGCCAAGTGTTAAAGGCACAGATGGTCCATATAAATCGGCATCTAAAAGCCCGGCAGAAAAGCCTTCTCTTGTTAATGCAACGGCAAGGTTAGTTGCAACAGTTGATTTTCCAACCCCTCCTTTACCTGACG includes:
- a CDS encoding pyridoxamine 5'-phosphate oxidase family protein gives rise to the protein MITIPELIKKEWSNKQDAIVLTTVSEAGIPNSIYATQAALFNDNKVLIANNKFKKTLENIENSKKVTVLFITKETKSYQLKGSVCYKTEGDEFNDMKKWNRADLPGYGVAVVEVQEIFSGAEKIV
- a CDS encoding beta-ketoacyl-ACP synthase III, whose protein sequence is MITAKISGIEAYLPDYKLTNEKLSEMVDTSDEWITKRVGIKERRILKGEGLATSDMGAEAVKKLLQKTNTSAEEIDLIITATVTPDMFFPSTSCLIADKAGIKNAWGFDISAACSGFLFSLQTASQFIETGKHKKVVLVAADKMSSITDYTDRTTCVLFGDAAVAMLLEPTEEKTGVLDHDLYIDGSGKDFLYMKAGGSLRPASHETVDAKEHFIYQEGKSVFKVAVTSMADTSVGMMKKHNISAEELAWFVPHQANLRIIEAVGKRMGLTKDKIKINIERYGNTTAATIPLCLWELEKDLKKGDKLILSAFGGGFTWGSIYLKWAYDN
- the cobO gene encoding cob(I)yrinic acid a,c-diamide adenosyltransferase is translated as MKGFIQVYTGNGKGKTTAAIGLSIRAVGAGKKVFFAQFVKGKPYSEITVLQKLSPTITLKQYGLGCFIEKEPTKADIESAQKGLQEIKKFIQAASYDVIVLDEANIALFFNLFSVKDLIKIVQSKPPETEIIITGRYAPEEIIAIADLVTEMKEVKHYYNSSIEARKGIEF
- a CDS encoding DUF1847 domain-containing protein, which codes for MTGLYTKEFRAIMQSNADCSKLRTNRIEEIKNFAQSTNFKRIGIAHCISFSHEAKVLSDYLSKYFNVYSVDCKYGNLTKKELLGGESKRILCNPAGQADFLNNHKTELNISMGLCVGHDMIFSKLSEGLVTNLFDKDFTNKHNSLKAIKELEHYN
- the kduI gene encoding 5-dehydro-4-deoxy-D-glucuronate isomerase codes for the protein MNFKELFATDPQDFEGYNTQKIRDKFLLETILEDDEIYIVYSHNDRFIVGGAVPISKELKLETVDALKAEFFLARRELGVINVGKGTGVVSVDGTEYELKFKEALYIGSGNKEVIFKSSDKKTPARFYLNSAPAHASYPVKKITLDDAECIDLGSLEESNARRINKLIVNSNVQTCQLQMGMTELKPGSVWNTMPAHTHSRRMEAYFYFEVPEKQAVCHYMGKPDETRHIWMKNEQAVISPAWSIHSASGTSNYIFVWGMAGENLDYGDMDVHLPTDLK
- a CDS encoding hotdog domain-containing protein; protein product: MITDEIQLRPRYGEVDQMGYVYHANYVSYCHQARSELLRKMGISTVVFVDSKNWYPMGVPDFVEEALNIHLNEKTTCN
- the fabF gene encoding beta-ketoacyl-ACP synthase II translates to MKRVVVTGMGALTPIGNNVNDFWNNLIKGKNGISKITRFDASNLKTQIAAEVKNFDPLQYLEKAEVRKQDAFVHYAIAVMEECLADAKIQLDETDLKRTGVIWGSGIGGIKTFEDEVTSFNRNPEISRFSPFFITKLISNMAAGYISIRYGLKGVSYVTTSACASSNNAIIDAFNLIRLGKANAIFAGGSEACVTQSGIGGFSSMRAISARNDSPETASRPFDKTRDGFVMGEGAGVLLLEELEHAKQRGAKIYCELAGGGFSSDAYHIAAPHPEGEGAVTAMLDAINEAGLAPSDIDYISAHGTSTPVGDLSECKAICNVFSNNLESLHVSANKSMIGHLLGAAGAVEAVACVMAIKEGVVPPTMNLNETDPDIDNALNLTPNKAVNKEINTALNNTFGFGGHIFTSLFKRFI
- a CDS encoding radical SAM protein: MIIFGPVPSRRLITSLGINNILPPKQCSYSCVYCQVGETSNKSMFRTELYKPQHIYEKVKSHLKKLDLTHRPKYLTIVANGEPTLDINLGTLIRQLQQLGLPVAVITNASLLDKEHTRNDLYNADWVSVKIDSVNEASWKKINRPYIWLNLDAILEGIKIFSNDYKGILNTETMLVEGYNDSISDIQNTAKFISGLKPNKAYISIPTRPPVEKGVKPVSEARIAEAWQIFKNHNINVETLTGFEGTDTGYTGDAQADILTISSVHPLREDTIDELLEKDSADHSVLEQLIQNGKIKKSSFNGFNYYTRTYNT